A window of Glycine soja cultivar W05 chromosome 2, ASM419377v2, whole genome shotgun sequence genomic DNA:
GGCTCTacaagcagaaagggaagcaagagaGAAAGTGATAGATTCATTACACGGAGAAGCTatgatgtggatggataggttcactTTCACTCTGAATGGGAGTCAAGTGCTTCCAAGACTGTTAGCCAAAGCCAAAACAATGGCGGACATGTACTCACCTGCCGAGGAAGTTCATGGGCTTTTCgattattgtcagcatatgatcaagttgatgtCTCACATAATTAGGAACCACTGAGGCGTTTGTATTTATACTTTGACTTTGACAAGATAAACAATATTGTCCCTTAATGAAAATGAGatttgattcaaccctatgtctCTGCTAAAATTTTTGCATGGGTCCAACACTTCGACAACTTATCATTGTGATGCATTCATGTTTAGTTCATTGTCGCATTACTCATTGCATTTTGTTCTTTTAGTAGTTATAGTCAAAGTAAACATCATAACCAAAAAAGACAAACACGCTTTACGACACCTCTATCGAACCCGTTCCAAAACTAAAATCATGAGATTGAAGAAGTGTAAAAGCAAAATAAAGGACGATATGGAGGCCATGAAGGATCAAAtgacctccatgatggaggccgtGTTAAGTATGAAACAGATGATGGAGAACAATGTGGCTGCAGTTACCGCCACCAGCGTCGCCGCTAAAATCATGTCATGTACATCTTAACTCTATGCCACACATAAATTTGGAGTATTACACCAATGTGGGACTTGGATTGCCTACTCAAAATTTACTTAAACTTAATGAATGTTGTAccaatgtgggacttgaagTGTTTTTCATGATCAATTGGTCTACTTCATGGTCAATTTTCTTTAAGATAGAAACTGATTTTGGTTTGTAAGGTGTATGAATGAATTGTAACTTTTTTTGTCAAGCTTTCCAATGTCGCAAACAGCACCTTAAATGAATGAGTATAACTCAAGATACAATGTGGTCTTTCCAAAGTTTTCATTATAAAGCTAACACTAGAgttagacaatttttcaagcatTCCAATATAAGAACTTAGTATAACACTTCTCTAACACcaaatataacaattaaaacactaacataattatataacaacaccaCCAAAGATAACAACAagaatttacaaaaaatataatagaagaATTCTAATAAGAATTCTCCTTAGGTATATTCCTAATACTTAAAACTTGAGATGTTACGGGTTGGATTGAGATTGTTAACcagaattttatctttaatgaaTTAAACCACAGGCCCAGGGGTCTCTCACACTAAGGCAAGTTGATACAATAAtgttatcaataataataataataatagaagataaaagaaattatcataATCCACTTACTGCTTAGCAGCATGTTGCCTCAAAATGATATCAAGCACTCTTATTGCTTCTTTATAATTCTCAGATTCCTGTCCACGTAGAGCATTGGCAATGGCCTTCAATGGAATCTTTGAAGCATAGCTAAGCTCAACTTTAAATAAGAGGATTTGTCAGGGTGCCTCATCTTCTTTTGGTCATTCTCATTCAGTTCTCCATTGCCCTTTGGACGGCAGTTTCCATTGTTTCTATAACATACATTGgcgcagaaaaaaaaaagttacaaagcTGAAACAGTAAAAAGTTAAGTCAAATTCAAGAATTAGCATCCACAGAATTTTAACCTGGTAGCAATAACATCCTCTAGAACAACCGTAAATTCAAGCTTGTTGCGAGCAAGAGACCCGAGAGTAAACAAAGTCCTCTCACCATCATACGCAAAATCCTTCCCACTCAATTTAGAATCATACGTTTCATGCATCCTGTCCAGAAGCTTCCTCCATACACCCTTACCCTCCACAGGTCGTCCATCATCATGAAAAAGAGCAATCTGCTTAAACATAAACATTGAATAAATGATTCCAAGTTAAATAGagacctaaaataaaaaatgcagatGAAAATGAAAGCACATACACTATACTGATAAAGTGGCTTTCCAATACGCTGCACAGCCCCTGAAATTAATAGAAggcttaatttaatttacatttcATTTACATAATTTCAAGAAAGTAAAAAACTTTAACGGaaggagaaaaaattattatataaatattgttaTCAGAGATCATCTAAATTTTGGGATTGGTTTATGATCACGAGTGACCACTAACcagtttatataataattatataaatatttttaacttttggaTTTTACTTTGAACAGCATAGAAATTTCTAAGAGACTAAGTAGCAAAACAAGCTAACTTACAAAAACTAATAAGTGATTATTACCTTGACATCAGGCACACCAATGACAGAAGCACATTCCACCACTTCAGCACCAACACGTTCTAGAAAACAAGTTGCAAGAAACCACATATATATAGCAAAGTTGGGACCACATTCATTGAACAATCACAAGTGAAATAAAAGAAGGCAAGAATATATAGACAAAAAGTAACACCCTCCCCCACCCCGAAAAgagactgaaaaataaaaaaaatcacctagAAGTTTTACTCCCAAACAACTGACAATTAAAACTTCAACACAAGATTAACTTCTGCAAGCTAGTGATGGAACTGCAATACCAAAAGGTGGGGGCATAGAAAGCTACAACTCACAGAAGAGAAAACAAGACAACCCAactagatttttaattatttgttcttttaacatctagaaaagaaagaaacataaaaaatggtAATTTAGTAAACACATGATGTTAACAAGTTGTTATATCTTCTCAAACAAGCTTGTCTTAAGAGAATTCATGGTATTATTGACTTGAATGCAAGAGTCTGACCCAGTTTCAAGGTATATATGGAAAAAGTAGGAAACCACAAATTTGATTTATTGGTTACTTTTGAAgccaatttattctttttttgtgaTATAATATTTGCAGTTCTTCACGCGCTACCCTGTTTTTAGTGTTCTCTTTCAACATCAGTATGCTTAGTCACAACTTCACACAGAAGGAAGAAAGGGTGAGAAAGAGTGAAAGAATATAGTCCTTAACCTTGAGTCTAACACAATATAATATGCATCTATACAAGGTAGATGATGAATGTGACTAGCAAAGAATGTATCAACGGGCTTCTAATAAGGTAATGGTTATTTCATTTGTTGAACTTAGTTGCTGCTTACTTATGGAGGAGTCTGCTTCACCTAAATATTTTCGAAAGAATCATGGCTGTCTTGGCTCAGGCAATTCAAGCTCACTCACTAACATTAGGAGCACACTAGACATTCCAGTCCTCTGGATTCTGTTGAAAACACAAGAGATTAACATGAATGCAATGCAACATTCGCGATAGAAAACTCGAGTCTTCTATGCTTTTATATATCAGTTCTAGTggtcttccttctttccatagTTTCCATGCCTGAAAGACATTAAAGGATACACACATTTTTGACACATGAGTTTACAATTTTTCTCTCATTACTTACATGGCCTATGAGATTCGTTGTGGTTCTGATTGTAATATTCTCTACTTCTTTTTCCTAATATAATCTCCAGCAGTAAAACTCCAAAGCTGAAAACATCAGATTTCACTGAAAATAGCCCATCAGTTGCATATTCTGGTGCCATGTAACCGCTGCAGaacacattttgaaataaaactcTTAAGGCCTTATCTAGGAGAAAGTTGGTGTCATGAATTCAGCTTGATTGGAAAACCATTTATTCACTTACTATGTCCCAACTATTCTCTTTGTGTTTCCTTCTTGCTGATCTACACCGAAAATTCTAGCCGTGCCAAACTCTGAAATTTTGGGGTTCAACTCACTGTCAAGTAAAACATTACTTGCTTTGAGATCTTTGTGGATAATCCTTAGTCTAGAATCCTGATGAAGAAAGAGAAGGCCCTTGGCAATTCCACATATAATGTTGAAGTGCTTTGACCAGTCCAGTGATCCACTTCTTTGCTCATCTACCAGATTTCcatcacataaaaaaatcaatttgattataTGCAGTTAAAAAATGTTCTAATGTGGAAAGCAGTTAAGTGCTACTCAAATCATGAAACTAGTTAAACCATTTAAAATACAATTCATTCCTTGTATTGTATCCATACCAAAAATAAATGAGTCCAAGCTACCATTAAGCATGTACTCATAAACCAACATTTTTTCCTCTCCTTCAAGGCAACATCCAAGAAGCTTTACAAGATTGCGGTGTTGAATTTTGCAAACAATTTTACTTCGTTCTTGAATTTGGTCAATCCTTGTCCTGAGCTTGCTGAAAGCCTATTCACAGTAATTTCTTGCCCGTCTGTTAGACTtccatgaaaattttaattttcaaattgatcatttgaaagaaatcaagaagtGTTCATTTTATTCCTCAATTCTTAATGCCATAATAATCTATAAGCAAATTACCCTGTATACAGATCCAAAACCACCTTCTCCAATTTTGTTCTTGATTGTGAAGTTGCTAGTGGCCTTAGCTATTGTTGATAGGTCAAAAACTGGTAGGTCCATATCATCCACTTGCATTCCactattttgatttgatttgatttgatattgAAGTCTGATCTCTTTGAAATAGTATAAGTAGGTGTTTCAGATTGTGATAAACATTTCAGCacatttctttcaatttttgaaaGGACTAGAATTTCATCttttgataaaatgaaaatttcctATATCCTACTATGAGTTATTCCACTTTCCCTCCCTcaaatgcaaaaaaataattaaggaaacaAGAGAGCTAGTACCTCCAAGTAGAAATTACACACATGAAAAAGTGTTTCAGTTTTAACTAAGTTAATTTTgggataataaattaaaagttcatTTTGATTTATCTTTTCCAACACATTATCCAGACAAaactgaaaaaacaaaaaattcctACGCAGAATATGATTTATAAATTGGCTGCAATTATAAATAGCCTCCATTGAAGGAAGAATTCAGAACAAGTGTCTGTCATGACTTTTCAACATCCATAAAACTTTTTGTCCTGTTATTTCAAACTGAATTCAACAAACTTCTTATTTAGCATGCAGTTGTTGACCAAAGAAGGTGAACCAAATTAGTTACAGTGGAACCTATACACTATTTACTTCTATGGTTTTTGTTGTTCAAATCATTGTATGGTTGTCAAATAACATGCATTCATCTAATACAATACTACAAACATTAATAAAGCGATACaaagaaatttttctttatgagaaCGGGAACAAAAATGtgaattctttatttctttaacACCAACCAAGTATTATTAGTATTCCAGCAACTGCAGCCACGACCAAAGAAACTGTTATTGCCACTAGGACTCCAACCCTTCTCGTGGCCCTCATTTGATCACCCTTCGGTATAACTTTTGATCTCCCTTCTTGTGGCCCTCATTTgatcacaaatttgcaaaggtaacatgaatatTCACATATGAAAATGTATCCTAGCTAAgaaatttatttgaagaaagactaataataattagttgCAAAGCCAAGTTCCTACCTAATTCTGAAGCATCAATTTGAACATATACACCTGGCCTACAGCTGCAAACTGTCTAATATCAATTAGATCACCAAACCACATAGCACAACCACTTCCTTGTCCACTGATATCCGAATTCGTATAAGCCATACAAGAACAGTTATCCAAGCACTTGGCTTTGCATTCCTCTAACCCAATTATCTGATCCAGCCAACTATGTGTAGTGTCAGACTTTTTCAGCAAAGTCAATTTGTTAAATCCATCATTGTTCTTGTTCTCACACCTTAATTCCTTATTGCGGATGCATCCGTGAGACCAATCCATTGAGCTCCCTTCTTCAGGTAACTTAGACTTGAACCCTTGCAAACATTGGCACACTGGTGAATATGAAATTACACAATTTGCATTAGCTCCACAAAGGGAATAGCTGTCACATAAGTCCAGTGGTACTAAAGTGTACACCTCCCATCTTTGCTTTGATTTGTTCCATACATATTGCTTACGAACGTAGCTTGTTGCATTTAGCACCAACCTTGAGATCATAGATGAGTTCTTAAGGTTGTATGTGTAGTAAAGTTCATCCTTGTTGGAAACAAACTTGAAGTCATAAATGAGGTTGGCCTTAACTTGTGGTGACCACTTGAATGCAAGCCATTCCATGGTCCACTTCGATAGAACTTTTGATCACCCTTCATCACGTATGCTTTAGGGTAGTTATTAAGCACCATATCAAAAGAGAAGTCACTAGGAGATGGATCATCAGGACTCTTCCAAGCTATTAGCTTCCTATTAAGACCAGTTCATCTCAAGTAAGAAAGTATCAGTAGGGTAGTTAAAGCTCTCCCACAAATAGTCCTCACTGTTTGCATCTTTCTCATCTCTTATCACAAGATATTCACAAAtaggtctctctctctctctctctctctctctctctctctctctctctctctctctctatatatatatatatatatatataaaccagaaacaaaatatatacttactactttcttttcctttccaaaATTTGATTTGAGTACCCAAAGACATTGAAATCAAAACCGAGAACACTGAAAAGCTGAAAATCTGAGAATTAATACGAActcaaaataagattaaaaaatgatagagaAAGCAGACACATACATATGTTTGTTTCAAATAACCACCGATGTTGTATTTCTTTGGAATatggagaaaaggaaaattagTGTATCATGGGATGTGTATTCACTACATATTCATTTTACATGGCATGTCACCAtgcaatgagaatgagaaaaaaaagcaaaagaaaatcacttgggaaaagtaaaagaaattacctcaaaaatatcaaccaaattCAGCATCCACAGTTTGAAATTCAATGACATGTTGTTGGACAGAAATTTCAAACATCTTCGATCAAAACAGAGCTAACACATGCTGCTCTTTTTCTTCAGCAAATGCTCGAACTTGGAGGACGCGTTGAGCGTTTTCTTCAAAGATCcaattctcatttttctttcatcttcgGAGTTCTCAAAATCATATCTCCTTTCCTTCTTATCATCACTCCCGGAGAATCATTTGAAACCTGCCACAATAACCAAAATGAAACACATAAgcgaagagaaaaaaaaactaaaaccctatgagagagagtgtgtgaaAGAGAAAGGAAGTTACAAGGTCTTGGAAGATCTCGCAACATGGTGCAAGCTCAGCACGAGCACATCATTGCGGTGGATTTGGTCTTAGAGGCGTTGACGGCGAGGTGGCCTTGGTCCCTCTCGCGACGACTTGTATGGGAACCCTGAAGGCGGAGTGAGAGTGAGAAGGAGAGTAAGAATAGAGAACCCCAAAGAATAGCAGGAGCTACAtattagaaaaagagaaaaatattttaagatgatGTAATAAAAACTGTCTTAAAATGATAGTCTTTTAAGACAGTTTTCATAAAATCGTCTTCATTGAAAAACCCTGTCACCGCCTTATATACTAAAGTGGTTCTTGATGAACTGTTTCGCATTCGTAGAAAATGCTTTTTTAGTAATCTAGCCACGATTTTCACACAAATACACAATAAAAGAAACAAGCTGTTAAAAagaactcatatatatatatatatatatatatatatatatatatatatatgagttctttttatttattgtgtatTTGCTACTTATATAAGTTTAGGCACATATTGTGCAATGAACCCATGCATCACAATTTTTTCTAAGTTgaccttaaaaaataaaagcaatgcTACTAGGTTATTTTTGGGAAAACTAATTTATAAgttaactaaaaacttataaaCGATAAGTTAGGAGTTGAAAAATTGGAAGTTAACTAAAAGTTTATAAGTTAGCTGATTTAATTGAAAGAGTTTAGTAGGACTAGTcgataaattaagtaaaaaatgtcaaataacataaaatgacaAATTTAATATAGAATATACAAGAAGTGAATTAGGtcttataattttagaaaaaatatagaataatttaataaataattataaagttgATATGATTCAAAGAATATATTTCTAACTTTAAAGAATGATGAAATGATGAAAATTGGCACACAAAAAAGAAGCTTTTAGGTATCGTATATGTGTAAAAACGTGAATTTAGATATGAGAATTTTTtaggcaacaaaaaaaaagataaaagaatttttaatttgaataaaaaactataatgaaatttcaaataaaatagtaaagataaaattgagaagaaaaagaaatctatAACTTATAAGTTCACTTATTTTTCATCactttctaaaatatatttatttgataaagaaGCTTATAACTAATAAGAAAGAATCTCAATTGGCTAATAAGAATAGGTGaataataaactaatttcaATTGGTTGATAACAATGTCAAATTATCAAGAAtttcaatctttttattttttatttttacaaagaaaGACATATATAgagatgataattttttttatagaattcaAAATCTTGTTTTGATGAACATTGATAAATatccttaaaaatattatgtgatgttatcattttttatttttatccattaatttaactaaaaatgacaaaatcatCTTATGTGACttgctaattaatatttttaatttttaaaatgaatcaattttaatttttaaattatttaaattgagtGGTTGAGAATTAGTGTAAGTTCAATGATTTAGACATGATATAAACGAATCCTGACccacataaatataaaatatataattaaaattaacttcacTGTTTTGTAAACTGAATTAACTTCTATACTTGAAACGATACGGAAATATTCACATTTCCCCGGCAATTTGGCAATCACTTGCTCCAATTTATCGTATAGTCAGTTTTCtataattagaatttagaacgttcttctttattttccttttcatcCACGTAATCCTAtaaatatatgtgtgtgtttgatttattaaaaaataaatgattagttaatacaaaaatatttgtttaatttttaatttaaaaaatgactgaaaaacaatttaaaataaagaataataaattgataaatataaaaaatttgtaactCACTAAACCTTTATACAACTTTTTGTTTAATgtctaacaaaaataaaatacaaattttctGACTTTTCATTAACTcatacattttttcttcttccttttcctcttcttctctttaTGACTTTTGGATTGCACAGAAGGGTTTTCAAGTTCCGCAGCCAATTAAGATAAAACTCCATGGCCTTAGGCTTCTTGCCTCCCTCCCAGACCCAGTAGATGAGGCCGGCGGTGACCATGGTGAGGGCAAAGCCGCACGTGGTGGCTTTGATGAAGGAGTTGAGGGACTTGTCAGCGTTGGGGCGATGCCATGACGGTCGTGCTTGAAGTGCTTCCCCCAGCGAAGCAGCGCCATGGCTTCCCGCAGTGCCTACACCAATGATGCCGCACGGAGGTGGGGGTCGTCGAAGGAGGTGGCAATCTTTGCCAGCATGTTGCACAGGAGGGGACGACGGCGGAGTACGCTTGCAGAGGCACGTGGAGTGTGCAACAGAGAATTTGGAACAattggagaaaggaagagagaagaagagaaaagaggaAGCACGAGCCCATGTTCGGTGCTTGGtctgaataataataaaaaatctttataaaaaaaaaagaattgaaactgtaaaattttttataacaataagtCTAAAATAATgctttaaaatatatcaaaatattaataaattataaatattagtaaagcatgataataattttgttaaataataaaataatttaaaaagttttaaaatcttGTATATTTTCCTAGTACAAATCAAATAATGCATGATACAAAGAATATTATAGTAAAATTCATACTATTTTGTTCAGTAATCACATcaaaaaagatataatataaaattacttgTATTGTACATCGACTATCAAACAGCGTATAATACAAAAAGTTATTATATTACCAAAGTTATAAAACTCGGTTTGGTTATTGATCTGATTGAGGTAGTGGGTCAGTGGTCCAACCGGTGAGCTAGTAACTGATCCAGTTTGACCcggtatatattaaaaaaatttaaaattatatatgttgaatGAGAAGTTTACATGCTaacaaaatcaatataatttctAAAGAAATTGTTAGAAATTCAACACAACACAAAAAATGACAAAACAAACCATGCAAATAGCATTTCAACAATTACAACTTTAACCAAATTAATACTTTGTCAACCAAATTCCTCAAACAATGCAAAGAAAGGGTATGAATCCccctattttattttcaaacgtCTTCACTTGTTGTCTAATTTACTTTCCTTCTAAACTTATTAATCCAAATACCCTAACAAATAGTATATTTTATCCAAtccattattattgttaatttatttttttcttcttttttgcccCTTCCTATTTATCTCTACCAAAAATAGGATGAACTCCCACATGTACAAAGTTTTGTCGTATATCAAACCCAGTTGAAGCCATTTAGTGCACATTTCAATACTTTTGCAGTTACTCTACCCTTGAAAAAAGGAAACATGAGTAACAAAAtgtgaaattatatatgtaGTTACTAGTTACAAAAGTTGAAAGTAAACTCTTATGAAATCCATGACTACTCAAACCAAGGATCCAAACTAACATATAAAATCTAGAAAGGCAAGCaaagttgaatattttaatgaGTAGTTCCATCACCAGCTGTGCCAtctttaaagaaagaaaaaaattgacaaacCCAATTTCTAGAATCAAAATAATGGAAATATAATTTACAAGGATACTTTGGCCTAGCCTTAACAAACTAAAGCAAAGCTTATTAAAATCGACTACAGAGTATA
This region includes:
- the LOC114393283 gene encoding G-type lectin S-receptor-like serine/threonine-protein kinase SD1-1 isoform X1 — translated: MRATRRVGVLVAITVSLVVAAVAGILIILEIRLQYQIKSNQNSGMQVDDMDLPVFDLSTIAKATSNFTIKNKIGEGGFGSVYRAFSKLRTRIDQIQERSKIVCKIQHRNLVKLLGCCLEGEEKMLVYEYMLNGSLDSFIFDEQRSGSLDWSKHFNIICGIAKGLLFLHQDSRLRIIHKDLKASNVLLDSELNPKISEFGTARIFGVDQQEGNTKRIVGTYGYMAPEYATDGLFSVKSDVFSFGVLLLEIILGKRSREYYNQNHNESHRPCK
- the LOC114393283 gene encoding G-type lectin S-receptor-like serine/threonine-protein kinase SD1-1 isoform X4; the encoded protein is MQVDDMDLPVFDLSTIAKATSNFTIKNKIGEGGFGSVYRAFSKLRTRIDQIQERSKIVCKIQHRNLVKLLGCCLEGEEKMLVYEYMLNGSLDSFIFDEQRSGSLDWSKHFNIICGIAKGLLFLHQDSRLRIIHKDLKASNVLLDSELNPKISEFGTARIFGVDQQEGNTKRIVGTYGYMAPEYATDGLFSVKSDVFSFGVLLLEIILGKRSREYYNQNHNESHRPCK
- the LOC114393283 gene encoding G-type lectin S-receptor-like serine/threonine-protein kinase SD1-1 isoform X3: MRATRRVGVLVAITVSLVVAAVAGILIILEIRLQYQIKSNQNSGMQVDDMDLPVFDLSTIAKATSNFTIKNKIGEGGFGSVYRAFSKLRTRIDQIQERSKIVCKIQHRNLVKLLGCCLEGEEKMLVYEYMLNGSLDSFIFDEQRSGSLDWSKHFNIICGIAKGLLFLHQDSRLRIIHKDLKASNVLLDSELNPKISEFGTARIFGVDQQEGNTKRIVGTYGYMAPEYATDGLFSVKSDVFSFGVLLLEIILGKRSREYYNQNHNESHRP